One segment of Neobacillus endophyticus DNA contains the following:
- a CDS encoding methionine gamma-lyase family protein, with the protein MFQQLTNGGKLRPLVQEVEKQIADVHKQIDERIESNQFRVLSSYQKHKVSDSHFIPSTGYGYDDIGRDTLELVYADVFGGEAGLVRPQIISGTHAISIALFGVLRPGDELLYMTGKPYDTLEEIVGIRGTGVGSLKEFGISYNSVSLTEEGRIDWDAVAEQIKPNTKMIGIQRSKGYATRPSFTIAEIGEMIKFVKEIKPDVVVFVDNCYGEFVEEMEPCHVGADLMAGSLIKNPGGGIAKTGGYIVGKKHWVEACSYRMTSPGIGAEAGASLYSLQEMYQGFFLAPHVVGQALKGAVFTAAMLEKLGMNSSPKWDAKRTDLIQSVQFDDRDKMVAFCQAIQFASPINSYVTPYPNYMPGYENDVIMAAGTFIQGASIELTADGPIRPPYVAYVQGGLTYAHVKIAVCLAVDRLIDKGLININ; encoded by the coding sequence ATGTTTCAACAGTTAACAAATGGGGGCAAGCTTCGGCCGCTTGTTCAAGAAGTCGAGAAGCAAATTGCTGACGTACATAAACAAATCGACGAGAGGATTGAATCCAATCAATTTCGTGTTTTAAGCAGTTATCAAAAACACAAAGTCAGTGATTCGCATTTCATTCCTTCAACCGGCTATGGTTATGACGATATCGGCAGAGATACGCTGGAATTAGTTTATGCCGATGTGTTTGGCGGGGAAGCAGGGCTTGTCAGACCGCAAATTATATCTGGGACACATGCGATCTCGATTGCATTATTCGGCGTATTGCGCCCGGGTGATGAACTGCTATATATGACTGGAAAACCTTATGACACGCTGGAGGAGATTGTCGGTATTCGCGGGACAGGCGTAGGCTCGCTAAAGGAATTCGGCATTTCTTACAATAGTGTCTCGTTAACAGAAGAAGGCAGGATTGACTGGGATGCAGTTGCTGAGCAAATTAAACCGAATACGAAAATGATTGGGATTCAGCGTTCGAAAGGCTATGCGACAAGACCGTCCTTTACCATTGCCGAAATCGGTGAAATGATTAAATTTGTGAAGGAAATTAAACCGGATGTCGTCGTATTTGTTGATAACTGTTATGGTGAGTTTGTTGAAGAAATGGAGCCATGCCATGTAGGTGCGGATCTAATGGCGGGTTCCCTTATAAAAAATCCTGGCGGCGGCATAGCTAAAACAGGAGGATATATTGTAGGGAAAAAACATTGGGTAGAGGCCTGCTCCTATCGGATGACCTCCCCGGGAATCGGTGCGGAAGCCGGCGCATCACTTTACAGCCTGCAGGAAATGTATCAAGGATTCTTTCTTGCGCCGCATGTGGTGGGCCAGGCATTGAAAGGGGCAGTATTCACAGCTGCAATGCTTGAAAAATTAGGAATGAATTCTTCGCCAAAATGGGACGCCAAACGGACGGATTTAATCCAATCTGTTCAATTTGATGATCGAGATAAAATGGTGGCCTTTTGCCAAGCCATTCAATTTGCATCACCTATCAATTCGTATGTAACGCCATATCCGAACTACATGCCAGGATATGAAAATGATGTCATCATGGCTGCCGGAACATTTATTCAAGGGGCGAGCATAGAATTAACAGCTGACGGTCCGATTCGGCCTCCATATGTAGCTTATGTCCAGGGCGGTCTAACCTATGCCCATGTGAAAATTGCCGTTTGTCTGGCAGTCGACCGTTTGATCGATAAAGGGCTAATAAATATTAATTAG
- a CDS encoding DUF896 domain-containing protein: MLSKEKMARINELARKAKSAGLTELEAKEQSKLRSEYLSAFRSNMLDTLTNTTFIDPLGNDVTPDKLKVRKKNKLH, encoded by the coding sequence ATGCTATCTAAAGAGAAAATGGCAAGAATTAATGAGCTCGCTCGCAAGGCGAAATCTGCAGGATTAACAGAATTAGAAGCGAAAGAACAATCTAAACTAAGAAGTGAGTATTTGTCAGCTTTCCGTTCAAATATGTTAGATACACTTACCAATACTACTTTTATTGACCCCCTCGGGAACGATGTAACACCTGATAAGTTAAAAGTAAGAAAGAAAAATAAGCTGCATTAA
- a CDS encoding C39 family peptidase: protein MAGKIKIMIKGMILIVILFAEYIGYKIEFFSIFRPSIVNAASIKQYTTDSLPVRIGSSAKFKTQRTITKGTNFTIAIRDSNDWVQTLINGKKRFSNRKNINTMNVPFTSYHLNVPIFLQKPELPGGCEVTCLAMALQYKGVNVDKLTLARRMPYTKTLDPNRGYVGSPYNDSGYTINPVKLQLLARVYRSQSSDMTGASIKTIENEVRRGNPVLAWYTIGYGDVRDMNHFKYRNGHQYWWPQPLHCIVVSGVSKYHFYINDPYNGNKNYPIEKTKFARVYTEMGRRALVIR, encoded by the coding sequence ATGGCTGGAAAAATTAAAATAATGATCAAAGGCATGATTTTAATCGTCATCTTATTTGCCGAGTATATCGGTTATAAAATAGAATTCTTTTCTATCTTTCGGCCCAGTATAGTGAATGCCGCATCCATAAAGCAGTATACCACTGATTCTTTACCAGTTCGTATCGGGTCATCCGCAAAATTTAAAACTCAACGGACTATAACAAAAGGAACAAACTTTACCATAGCCATAAGAGACTCAAATGACTGGGTTCAAACCTTAATTAATGGCAAGAAGAGATTTTCAAATAGGAAAAACATTAACACAATGAATGTCCCTTTCACTTCTTATCACTTAAATGTTCCCATCTTTTTGCAAAAACCCGAGTTACCAGGAGGATGTGAGGTAACCTGTTTAGCAATGGCGCTTCAGTACAAAGGGGTTAATGTAGATAAGTTAACACTTGCCAGAAGGATGCCATATACGAAAACACTTGATCCGAACAGAGGATATGTGGGAAGTCCGTATAACGATAGCGGCTACACCATCAATCCAGTAAAATTACAGTTATTAGCAAGGGTTTATCGATCTCAAAGCTCTGACATGACTGGTGCCAGTATAAAAACGATAGAAAATGAGGTGAGAAGAGGAAATCCAGTCCTTGCTTGGTACACCATTGGCTATGGTGATGTGAGAGATATGAACCATTTTAAATACCGAAATGGTCATCAATATTGGTGGCCGCAGCCACTGCATTGTATTGTCGTATCTGGGGTAAGCAAGTACCATTTCTATATTAACGATCCATACAATGGGAACAAAAATTACCCAATTGAAAAAACAAAGTTTGCTAGAGTTTATACCGAAATGGGAAGAAGGGCTTTAGTAATAAGGTGA
- the tkt gene encoding transketolase: MTNNIDQLSVTTIRTLAIDAVEKANSGHPGMPMGAAPMTYALWTKFMNHNPKNPHWFNRDRFVLSAGHGSALLYSMLHLSGYNLSIEDLKQFRQWGSKTPGHPEYGHTEGVEATTGPLGQGIAMAVGMAMAERHLAGVYNKDKFEIVNHFTYSICGDGDLMEGVSAEAASLAGHLKLGRLVVLYDSNDISLDGDLNKSFSESVKDRFLSYGWQYLRVENGNNLEEISKALEEARTDLEHPTLIEVRTVIGYGSPNRAGTSGVHGSPLGASELKLTKEAYQWTFEEDFYVPKEVYENFHKLIVETGEKKEKEWNELFAQYKNQYAELASQLETALSHKLPEGWDKDIPVYSEGKGTATRSSSGEVINGIAKNLPFFVGGSADLAGSNKTMIKGSNDYMPDSYEGRNFWFGVREFAMGAAMNGMALHGGIKVFGGTFFVFSDYLRPAIRLAALMGLPVTYVFTHDSIAVGEDGPTHEPVEQLAALRAMPNLSIIRPADSNETAAAWKLSVESTNKPTALVLTRQDLPTLKGTDQNAYEGVSKGAYVVSPAENGSPEALLLASGSEVSLAVEAQKVLAGEGIQVSVVSMPSWDRFEAQSKEYKDTVLPKNVKKRLGIEMGASLGWHKYVGDEGEVIAIDKFGASAPGEKIMEEYGFSVQNVVAKVKALLQK; this comes from the coding sequence ATGACTAATAATATTGATCAGTTATCCGTTACAACGATTCGTACACTGGCTATTGATGCAGTTGAAAAGGCAAATTCTGGACATCCAGGAATGCCAATGGGTGCTGCCCCAATGACTTATGCTTTATGGACAAAATTTATGAACCATAATCCTAAGAACCCTCATTGGTTTAACCGTGATCGTTTTGTCTTATCAGCAGGACACGGTTCTGCATTACTTTACAGTATGCTGCATTTATCCGGTTATAATTTAAGCATTGAAGATTTAAAGCAATTCCGTCAATGGGGGAGTAAAACTCCTGGCCACCCTGAGTATGGTCATACTGAAGGTGTAGAGGCTACAACAGGCCCGCTTGGTCAAGGGATTGCAATGGCTGTTGGTATGGCAATGGCAGAGCGTCATTTAGCAGGTGTTTATAATAAAGATAAATTTGAAATTGTGAATCATTTTACATACAGCATTTGTGGTGACGGCGATTTGATGGAAGGTGTTTCTGCTGAAGCAGCATCATTGGCAGGACATTTAAAATTAGGACGCCTAGTGGTTTTATATGATTCAAACGATATCTCTCTAGATGGCGATTTAAATAAGTCATTCTCTGAAAGTGTAAAAGACCGCTTCTTATCATATGGCTGGCAATACCTTCGTGTTGAGAATGGCAACAATCTAGAGGAAATCTCAAAAGCATTAGAAGAAGCGCGAACTGACTTAGAACATCCGACATTAATCGAAGTAAGAACAGTTATTGGTTACGGTTCTCCTAACCGTGCCGGTACATCTGGTGTTCATGGATCACCGCTTGGTGCTAGTGAATTGAAGTTAACGAAAGAAGCATATCAATGGACATTTGAAGAAGATTTCTATGTTCCTAAAGAAGTGTATGAAAACTTCCATAAACTCATTGTAGAAACTGGCGAGAAAAAGGAAAAAGAATGGAATGAACTTTTCGCACAATATAAGAACCAATACGCTGAATTAGCTAGCCAGCTTGAAACAGCGTTAAGCCATAAATTGCCTGAAGGCTGGGATAAAGATATTCCGGTATACAGCGAAGGCAAAGGCACTGCAACTCGCTCATCTTCTGGTGAAGTGATTAATGGGATTGCGAAAAATCTGCCATTCTTTGTTGGCGGTTCTGCTGACCTTGCAGGTTCAAACAAAACCATGATTAAAGGCTCAAACGATTACATGCCTGATTCATATGAAGGACGTAATTTCTGGTTCGGTGTTCGTGAATTTGCAATGGGTGCAGCAATGAACGGTATGGCACTCCACGGGGGAATTAAGGTTTTCGGCGGAACATTCTTTGTATTCTCTGATTACCTTCGTCCAGCTATTCGCTTGGCTGCATTAATGGGATTACCAGTCACCTATGTATTTACACATGATAGTATCGCAGTAGGTGAAGATGGACCAACTCACGAGCCAGTTGAACAATTGGCTGCGTTAAGAGCAATGCCAAACCTTTCAATCATTCGTCCAGCGGACAGCAATGAAACAGCAGCAGCTTGGAAGCTTTCAGTAGAATCTACAAACAAACCAACTGCATTGGTATTGACTCGTCAGGACCTTCCAACCTTAAAAGGTACGGATCAAAACGCATATGAAGGTGTTTCAAAAGGCGCATATGTAGTGTCACCAGCTGAAAATGGCAGTCCTGAAGCTCTATTGCTAGCTTCTGGTTCAGAAGTAAGCCTAGCAGTCGAAGCTCAAAAAGTACTAGCTGGAGAAGGAATCCAAGTATCTGTCGTCAGCATGCCATCTTGGGATCGTTTCGAAGCGCAATCTAAAGAATATAAAGATACGGTTCTTCCGAAAAATGTGAAGAAACGTCTTGGAATTGAAATGGGAGCTTCTCTTGGCTGGCATAAATATGTTGGAGATGAAGGAGAAGTAATCGCCATTGATAAATTTGGTGCTTCTGCTCCTGGTGAAAAAATCATGGAAGAGTACGGATTTTCAGTACAAAATGTAGTAGCAAAAGTAAAAGCTCTTTTACAAAAATAA
- a CDS encoding YneB family resolvase-like protein, producing MKAIIYCRVSTNKETQETSLKRQEEELLQLASQYQFEVDMTIKEQASGYDLDREGILSLLAHIKEEEIQAVLIQDETRIGRGNAKIAILHCILKEGIKLYSISHNGELQLSESDSMVLKIVGMVEEYQRKLHNAKIKRGMIRAVENGYKPEKNLKNLGKHSGRDKIEIPVAEIVRLRNNGLTFAEIAATFRGFGHNISKATVHRRYKEYIDELEDPIKK from the coding sequence ATGAAAGCCATTATCTATTGTCGTGTAAGCACTAATAAAGAAACTCAAGAAACATCGTTAAAACGGCAGGAGGAAGAGCTTTTACAGCTTGCCAGTCAATATCAATTTGAAGTTGACATGACGATAAAAGAACAGGCCAGCGGCTATGATTTGGACAGAGAAGGTATACTAAGTCTTCTGGCGCATATAAAGGAAGAAGAAATTCAAGCAGTGTTAATACAGGACGAGACTCGGATTGGAAGAGGAAATGCCAAAATTGCTATTCTTCATTGTATTTTAAAAGAAGGAATTAAGCTTTATAGTATTTCACATAATGGTGAATTGCAGCTATCCGAATCTGATTCCATGGTGTTAAAAATTGTCGGCATGGTGGAGGAATATCAGCGGAAGTTGCATAATGCTAAAATTAAGCGCGGGATGATCCGAGCGGTAGAAAATGGTTATAAACCGGAGAAGAATTTGAAGAATCTTGGCAAACACTCGGGAAGAGATAAAATTGAAATTCCTGTTGCTGAGATTGTCAGACTTAGAAATAATGGTTTAACATTTGCTGAAATCGCTGCAACGTTTAGAGGGTTTGGCCATAACATATCAAAAGCAACGGTACATAGAAGATATAAAGAATATATCGATGAATTGGAAGATCCAATAAAAAAGTAG
- the spoVK gene encoding stage V sporulation protein K, with protein sequence MDQPFRMKSNGQIRVVLNSQKRKPLMKELPDFQVVPKDIPPEHTALKEIEDELEALVGMDEMKRMIKEIYAWIYVNKKREELGLKARKQALHMMFKGNPGTGKTTVARLIGKLFQKMSVLSKGHLIEAERADLVGEYIGHTAQKTRDLIKKSQGGILFIDEAYSLGRGGEKDFGKEAIDTLVKHMEDKQHEFVLILAGYSREMDHFLTLNPGLHSRFPLVIDFPDYDIDQLMEITGRMMAEREYMFSHEAEKKLRDHLIWVKSVLSPKSFSNGRYVRNIIEKSIRAQAMRLLMVNVYDRHELMTIRSNDLVFEED encoded by the coding sequence TTGGATCAACCGTTTCGAATGAAAAGTAATGGACAAATAAGAGTAGTTCTCAACTCCCAAAAAAGGAAGCCCTTAATGAAAGAGTTACCTGATTTTCAAGTTGTTCCAAAGGATATTCCTCCTGAGCATACGGCTCTAAAGGAAATAGAAGATGAGCTTGAAGCTCTGGTTGGTATGGATGAAATGAAACGTATGATAAAAGAGATTTATGCCTGGATTTATGTCAATAAGAAGCGAGAGGAATTGGGCCTTAAGGCAAGGAAACAGGCACTGCACATGATGTTTAAAGGGAACCCGGGAACAGGAAAAACAACAGTTGCACGTCTTATTGGAAAATTGTTTCAAAAAATGAGTGTGCTTTCCAAAGGTCATTTGATTGAAGCGGAACGGGCGGACCTTGTCGGGGAATATATTGGCCATACTGCCCAAAAGACACGTGATCTCATCAAAAAATCACAAGGCGGGATCTTGTTTATTGATGAAGCATACTCACTAGGCCGCGGTGGCGAGAAGGATTTTGGCAAGGAGGCGATTGATACACTAGTTAAACACATGGAGGATAAGCAGCATGAGTTTGTCTTGATTTTGGCGGGGTACTCGCGAGAAATGGATCACTTTTTAACCCTTAACCCAGGCCTGCATTCCCGCTTTCCGCTCGTCATTGATTTTCCGGATTATGATATTGATCAATTGATGGAAATTACCGGAAGAATGATGGCAGAAAGAGAATATATGTTTAGTCATGAGGCAGAGAAAAAGTTAAGGGATCACTTAATTTGGGTAAAGAGTGTGTTAAGTCCCAAGAGTTTTTCGAATGGCAGATATGTCCGCAACATTATTGAAAAATCGATTCGCGCCCAGGCGATGAGGCTGCTCATGGTCAATGTATACGACCGCCATGAATTAATGACGATCAGAAGCAATGATTTGGTCTTTGAGGAGGATTAA
- the yneA gene encoding cell division suppressor protein YneA: MKKLWNQYSYAIILVLLSCSFAIILAVQNSANAQDKYVKVTVSQGDSLWKIAQQYSDQLSISNAEFVSWVKEHNSNIDDQIYPGDVITIPVSKDNSETPLLASGVGN; this comes from the coding sequence ATGAAAAAGTTATGGAATCAATACTCTTATGCCATTATTCTAGTATTATTAAGCTGTTCTTTTGCCATCATTTTAGCAGTACAAAACTCTGCAAATGCTCAAGATAAATATGTAAAGGTAACTGTGTCCCAAGGTGATTCTTTATGGAAAATAGCTCAACAATATTCAGATCAGCTTTCCATATCCAATGCAGAATTTGTTAGTTGGGTAAAAGAACATAATAGCAATATTGATGATCAAATCTATCCTGGTGATGTGATCACCATTCCTGTCAGCAAAGATAATTCGGAAACTCCGCTATTAGCTAGTGGAGTTGGAAACTAA
- a CDS encoding MerR family transcriptional regulator, whose translation MNGKEIRRSMPLFPIGTVMQLTELSARQIRYYEEHQLISPARTEGNRRLFSLNDIDRLLEIKDLIDQGVNMAGIKQLFLVKDQQSILQEVQTDKVKRELTDEQLRTMLRNELMHSGRMNRSSLRQGDLSRFFH comes from the coding sequence GTGAATGGAAAAGAAATCAGACGTTCCATGCCGCTGTTTCCCATCGGAACTGTCATGCAGCTAACAGAATTAAGTGCTAGACAAATCCGCTATTATGAAGAACACCAATTAATTTCTCCGGCTAGAACCGAGGGAAACAGGCGTTTGTTCAGCTTAAATGATATTGATAGGCTTCTAGAAATAAAGGATTTAATTGATCAAGGAGTCAATATGGCTGGGATCAAGCAACTATTCCTGGTCAAAGATCAGCAATCCATTCTGCAAGAAGTACAAACGGATAAAGTGAAACGCGAATTAACAGATGAACAGCTTAGAACCATGCTTAGAAATGAATTGATGCATTCGGGTAGAATGAATCGATCCTCATTGCGGCAAGGTGATCTTTCGCGCTTTTTTCACTAA
- the hflX gene encoding GTPase HflX, with the protein MEQKETREKAILVGCQTVVDDDVRFQYSMEELGSLTETAQGEVLIAVTQKRDRIHPATYIGKGKVEELQALVEELEAEIVIFNDELSPSQKRNLAAQIPARIIDRTQLILDIFAQRARSKEGKLQVELAQLQYILPRLAGQGTALSRLGGGIGTRGPGETKLESDRRHIRRRIDDIKGQLSVIVQHRDRYRERRKKNKVFQVAIVGYTNAGKSTLFNRLSEAESYEENQLFATLDPMTRKLVLPSGFTTLITDTVGFIQDLPTSLIAAFRSTLEEVKEADLLLHVVDMSNPDYFQHEQTVNKLLADLDIKDIPQLTVYNKRDIQHPDFVPTASTPSIFISAFKSEDRQSLKVKMEKLIAEMMEPYEVNLPADEGKIISQLKNDTILNEITFMEESQIYRCKGYSLKDHQITGQLQKYKA; encoded by the coding sequence TTGGAACAAAAAGAGACAAGAGAAAAAGCGATTCTCGTTGGTTGTCAAACAGTCGTAGATGATGATGTACGGTTTCAGTATTCCATGGAGGAATTAGGCTCGTTGACGGAGACGGCTCAAGGTGAAGTATTGATAGCTGTAACGCAAAAACGCGACCGGATTCATCCTGCTACATATATAGGTAAAGGAAAAGTAGAAGAACTTCAAGCACTTGTTGAGGAGCTTGAAGCAGAGATTGTGATTTTTAATGATGAGCTATCTCCGAGTCAAAAGCGCAATCTCGCGGCTCAAATTCCAGCACGCATCATTGACCGAACCCAGTTGATTTTAGATATTTTTGCACAAAGGGCTCGTTCAAAGGAAGGGAAATTACAGGTTGAGCTTGCTCAGCTTCAATATATATTGCCAAGGCTGGCTGGTCAGGGTACAGCGTTATCCAGACTTGGCGGCGGTATTGGAACAAGAGGTCCTGGTGAGACAAAGTTGGAATCAGACCGAAGGCATATCCGTAGGAGAATCGATGATATTAAAGGCCAGTTATCTGTTATTGTTCAGCATCGCGATCGGTACCGTGAAAGAAGAAAGAAAAACAAAGTCTTCCAGGTAGCGATAGTCGGTTATACGAATGCCGGAAAATCAACCTTATTTAATCGGTTGTCTGAAGCAGAGTCATATGAAGAAAATCAATTATTTGCGACATTGGATCCCATGACACGTAAATTAGTTTTACCGAGCGGTTTTACTACCCTGATCACAGACACGGTTGGCTTTATTCAGGATCTGCCTACGAGTTTGATTGCAGCATTTCGTTCAACACTTGAGGAAGTAAAGGAAGCTGACTTGCTGCTACATGTTGTGGATATGTCAAATCCCGATTATTTTCAACATGAACAAACGGTCAATAAACTTCTGGCAGACTTAGATATAAAAGACATTCCACAGTTAACCGTCTATAATAAAAGAGATATTCAGCATCCTGATTTTGTTCCGACAGCGAGTACCCCATCGATTTTTATTAGCGCCTTTAAATCGGAAGATCGTCAATCATTAAAGGTGAAAATGGAAAAACTCATAGCTGAAATGATGGAACCATATGAGGTGAATCTTCCGGCAGATGAAGGGAAAATTATTTCCCAATTAAAAAATGATACGATTTTAAATGAAATTACTTTTATGGAAGAAAGCCAAATATACCGCTGCAAGGGGTATTCATTAAAAGATCATCAAATTACAGGGCAGCTGCAGAAATATAAAGCTTAG
- the glnA gene encoding type I glutamate--ammonia ligase, producing the protein MAKYTRQDIQRMAQEENVKFIRLQFTDILGTIKNVEIPISQLEKALDNKMMFDGSSIEGFVRIEESDMYLYPDLNTWVVFPWTAEKGKVARLICDIYNPDGTPFDGDPRNNLRRVLAEMKALGFTDFNLGPEPEFFLFKLDQKGEPTLELNDQGGYFDLAPTDLGENCRRDIVLELEEMGFEIEASHHEVAPGQHEIDFKYADALTACDQIQTFKLVVKTIARKHGLHATFMPKPLFGVNGSGMHCNLSLFKDGQNAFFDPTADLQLSDTARQFIAGVLKHAPSFTAVTNPTVNSYKRLVPGYEAPCYVAWSARNRSPLIRIPASRGLSTRIEVRSVDPAANPYLAMAVLLKAGLDGVRNQMTPPAPVDRNIYVMSKEERIEEGIIDLPATLAQALDQLKSDEVIVAGLGEHIFEHFIEAKEIEWDMFRTVVHQWERDQYLSMY; encoded by the coding sequence ATGGCTAAGTACACAAGACAAGACATTCAACGCATGGCTCAAGAAGAAAACGTTAAATTTATCCGCTTGCAATTCACAGACATTCTTGGAACAATCAAAAATGTGGAAATTCCAATCAGCCAATTGGAAAAGGCACTGGATAACAAAATGATGTTTGATGGATCTTCTATCGAGGGCTTCGTTCGGATTGAAGAGTCTGACATGTATTTATATCCAGATTTAAACACATGGGTTGTGTTCCCTTGGACAGCTGAAAAAGGTAAAGTAGCCCGTTTAATTTGTGATATCTATAATCCTGATGGAACTCCATTCGATGGTGACCCGCGCAATAATCTTAGACGTGTATTAGCTGAAATGAAAGCTTTAGGTTTTACTGATTTTAATCTTGGACCTGAGCCTGAATTTTTCTTATTTAAATTAGACCAAAAAGGCGAACCGACTTTAGAATTAAATGACCAAGGCGGATACTTTGACTTAGCACCAACAGATTTAGGTGAGAACTGCCGCCGTGACATCGTACTTGAGCTTGAAGAAATGGGCTTCGAGATTGAAGCTTCTCACCATGAGGTAGCTCCTGGACAACATGAAATCGATTTCAAATATGCAGATGCATTAACTGCATGTGACCAGATTCAAACCTTTAAACTTGTTGTAAAAACGATTGCCCGCAAACACGGTTTGCATGCAACGTTCATGCCTAAACCTTTATTTGGTGTCAATGGTTCCGGAATGCACTGTAACCTTTCTTTATTTAAGGATGGCCAAAATGCTTTCTTTGATCCAACTGCAGATTTGCAGCTCAGCGACACAGCCCGCCAGTTCATTGCGGGTGTATTAAAGCATGCACCAAGCTTTACAGCTGTAACAAACCCAACTGTTAACTCATACAAGCGTCTTGTTCCAGGTTATGAGGCACCTTGTTATGTAGCATGGTCAGCGAGAAACCGTTCACCATTAATCCGTATTCCGGCTTCTCGCGGTTTAAGTACTCGGATTGAGGTACGAAGTGTTGATCCAGCTGCAAATCCATATCTTGCGATGGCAGTACTTTTAAAAGCTGGTCTAGATGGAGTGAGAAACCAAATGACTCCTCCAGCACCAGTTGACCGTAACATTTATGTCATGAGCAAAGAGGAAAGAATCGAGGAAGGCATTATCGATCTTCCTGCTACTCTAGCACAAGCATTAGATCAACTTAAATCTGACGAAGTGATCGTTGCTGGTCTTGGTGAACATATTTTCGAACATTTCATCGAAGCAAAAGAGATCGAATGGGATATGTTCCGCACCGTCGTTCATCAATGGGAACGCGATCAATATTTAAGTATGTATTAA
- a CDS encoding trimeric intracellular cation channel family protein, with protein sequence MTWEVLSMIGTLAFAVSGAIVAMEEEYDILGVYILGIVTAFGGGAIRNLLIGVPVSALWDQGLYFQIALLAVTAVFLFPANLLKHWQKWGNLFDAIGLSAFAIQGAIYAANMNHPLSAVIVAAVLTGSGGGIIRDLLAGRKPIVLRSEIYAVWAILAGLVVGLKIAANSWELYSLFILVTVLRVLSYTFDWNLPTRRLRGY encoded by the coding sequence ATGACATGGGAAGTTTTAAGTATGATTGGCACCCTTGCTTTTGCTGTCAGTGGGGCAATTGTTGCCATGGAAGAAGAATATGATATTTTGGGCGTTTATATTTTAGGCATTGTTACGGCATTTGGCGGCGGGGCAATCCGAAATTTATTAATTGGTGTGCCTGTTTCCGCGTTATGGGATCAAGGATTATATTTTCAAATTGCCTTACTGGCGGTTACTGCCGTATTCTTGTTTCCCGCAAATTTGCTAAAACATTGGCAAAAATGGGGAAATCTATTTGACGCGATTGGTTTATCAGCCTTCGCTATCCAAGGTGCCATTTATGCTGCGAACATGAACCATCCGCTTAGTGCGGTAATCGTAGCTGCCGTCCTTACTGGCAGCGGCGGCGGAATTATTCGCGATTTGTTAGCCGGAAGAAAGCCAATTGTTTTGCGTTCTGAAATTTATGCGGTTTGGGCCATTCTTGCAGGTTTAGTCGTCGGGCTTAAAATTGCCGCTAATTCGTGGGAACTTTACTCATTATTCATTCTTGTCACGGTTCTCCGTGTTTTATCGTATACATTTGATTGGAATTTGCCCACTCGAAGATTAAGAGGTTACTAG
- the lexA gene encoding transcriptional repressor LexA produces MVKISKRQQDILEFIKEEVKSKGYPPSVREIGEAVGLASSSTVHGHLARLESKGLIRRDPTKPRAIEILEVDESANIPKSRVVNVPVVGKVTAGMPITAIENVEEFFPLPERLVPDDDQVFMLEIMGESMIEAGILDGDYVIVKQQQTANNGDIIIAMTEEDEATCKRFFKEKDYIRLQPENSTMEPIILRNVSILGKVIGVYRQIH; encoded by the coding sequence ATGGTAAAAATCTCTAAGCGCCAACAGGATATATTGGAATTTATAAAAGAAGAAGTGAAGAGTAAAGGATATCCCCCATCTGTCCGTGAGATTGGAGAAGCAGTCGGTCTAGCATCAAGCTCTACGGTACACGGACATCTAGCAAGATTGGAAAGTAAAGGGCTCATTAGACGGGACCCTACAAAGCCTAGAGCAATCGAAATATTAGAAGTAGATGAATCTGCTAATATTCCAAAAAGCAGAGTTGTAAATGTTCCTGTTGTGGGGAAAGTAACTGCCGGAATGCCCATCACTGCAATTGAGAACGTTGAGGAATTTTTCCCGCTCCCAGAGAGGCTTGTTCCAGATGATGATCAAGTGTTCATGTTGGAAATTATGGGAGAAAGTATGATTGAAGCGGGTATTTTAGACGGAGACTACGTAATTGTTAAACAACAACAAACAGCAAATAACGGCGATATTATTATTGCAATGACCGAAGAAGATGAAGCTACATGTAAAAGATTTTTCAAAGAAAAAGATTATATCCGTCTTCAGCCTGAAAATTCCACGATGGAGCCTATTATTTTAAGAAACGTTTCCATTTTAGGTAAAGTGATCGGGGTTTATCGCCAGATTCACTAA